A genome region from Bradyrhizobium commune includes the following:
- a CDS encoding tannase/feruloyl esterase family alpha/beta hydrolase: MKRHRHLLVGATMAVFACVALGTSPAMATACTNLRSLQLQHTVINSADDNTTGIFVVPGTSPPTTITGLPAFCRVTATLIPSSDSSIRVEVWLPETTWNGRFLGTGGGGFQGVITYNELALGIQGGFAATNSDLGTGSSGCNPLFCGSAGNMGNPLAIDFGDPTAPSTGLFGHPERIKDFGYRAIHLMTERGKEIVNAFYGHRSQRAYFAGCSTGGQNALMEAQRFPNDYDGILAGAPAFNRTHLHMAGLYGWQNTHASPGRFIQPGQMTLINQAVLKQCVGHDGGASTDQFLTDPRDCHFDPKVLLCKGGASPPACLTSDQVTTMQRYYAGTIDPVNGQLINPGSERGNETDDILALGLAFQERLPEPAFDGLFYWVFGPSFGYPASATNFANFDFHHDVDKVDDQLAAVLNATSTDLGEFRGHGGKLLMYHGWADPLIPSQSSINYFLALVGNEGQGFQPVGLFDHGNGNPALRRTQSYARLFMVPGMYHCAGGPGPNAFDALTPLVKWVEAGVAPDTILAAKFVADTPPAVQLTRPLCVFPKVAKYNGSGDTNNAANFTCVTDETDFNQKPAPKFGP; this comes from the coding sequence ATGAAGCGTCATCGACACTTACTTGTCGGTGCGACCATGGCCGTGTTTGCCTGTGTCGCGCTCGGTACGTCGCCCGCAATGGCGACGGCGTGCACCAATCTCCGATCCTTGCAACTTCAGCACACGGTGATCAATTCGGCGGACGACAACACGACGGGCATCTTCGTCGTGCCCGGCACGAGTCCGCCGACCACGATCACCGGCCTTCCCGCCTTCTGCCGCGTCACTGCAACCCTGATTCCCAGTTCGGATTCCAGCATCAGGGTCGAGGTCTGGCTGCCCGAAACCACCTGGAACGGCAGGTTCCTCGGCACCGGCGGCGGCGGCTTCCAGGGCGTGATCACCTACAATGAGCTCGCGCTTGGCATCCAGGGCGGCTTTGCCGCGACCAACAGCGATCTCGGCACGGGATCGTCGGGATGCAATCCGCTGTTCTGCGGCTCGGCCGGCAACATGGGCAATCCGCTCGCGATCGACTTCGGCGACCCGACGGCGCCGTCGACGGGCCTGTTCGGGCATCCCGAGCGGATCAAGGATTTCGGCTATCGCGCGATCCACCTGATGACCGAGCGGGGCAAGGAGATCGTCAACGCCTTTTATGGTCATCGGTCGCAACGGGCCTATTTCGCCGGCTGCTCCACCGGCGGCCAGAACGCCCTGATGGAAGCGCAGCGCTTCCCCAACGACTATGACGGCATCCTGGCCGGCGCGCCCGCGTTCAACCGCACCCATCTGCATATGGCGGGGCTCTATGGCTGGCAGAATACGCATGCGAGCCCCGGCCGGTTCATCCAGCCCGGCCAGATGACGCTGATCAACCAGGCGGTGCTCAAGCAGTGTGTCGGCCATGACGGTGGCGCCAGCACCGATCAGTTCCTGACCGATCCGCGCGACTGTCATTTCGACCCGAAGGTCCTGCTCTGCAAAGGCGGCGCCTCACCGCCCGCCTGTCTGACCTCCGATCAGGTCACGACCATGCAGAGATACTATGCCGGCACGATCGATCCCGTGAACGGACAGCTCATCAACCCTGGCTCCGAACGAGGCAACGAGACCGACGACATCCTCGCCCTCGGTCTGGCGTTCCAGGAGCGACTGCCCGAGCCGGCCTTCGACGGCCTGTTCTACTGGGTGTTCGGCCCGAGCTTCGGCTACCCTGCAAGCGCAACCAATTTTGCCAATTTCGATTTCCACCACGACGTCGACAAGGTGGATGATCAGCTTGCGGCCGTGCTGAACGCAACCAGCACCGATCTCGGCGAGTTCAGGGGCCATGGCGGCAAGCTCCTGATGTACCACGGCTGGGCCGACCCGCTGATCCCGTCACAGAGCAGCATCAACTACTTCCTCGCGCTGGTCGGGAATGAGGGCCAGGGATTCCAGCCGGTCGGCTTGTTCGATCATGGTAACGGCAATCCGGCGCTGCGACGGACCCAGAGCTACGCGCGGCTGTTCATGGTGCCCGGGATGTACCATTGCGCCGGCGGGCCCGGCCCCAACGCGTTCGATGCGCTCACACCGCTCGTCAAATGGGTCGAGGCCGGCGTCGCGCCGGATACGATCCTCGCCGCGAAGTTCGTTGCTGATACGCCGCCCGCGGTCCAGTTGACCCGGCCACTCTGCGTCTTCCCCAAGGTCGCAAAGTACAACGGTAGCGGCGACACCAACAATGCAGCGAACTTCACCTGCGTCACCGACGAGACCGATTTTAACCAGAAGCCGGCCCCCAAATTCGGGCCCTGA
- a CDS encoding response regulator has translation MPKILIADDEDSMRQLVARAIAMDGHETVTAQDGAEALEILTRADGAFDLLLTDIQMPVMDGIALALSAARDFPDLTILLMTGFADQRERASNLNALVHDVVTKPFSVADIRTAVADALAAKKG, from the coding sequence ATGCCGAAAATCCTGATCGCCGATGACGAGGATTCGATGCGCCAGCTGGTGGCGCGCGCCATCGCCATGGACGGTCACGAGACGGTCACCGCGCAGGACGGCGCCGAAGCGCTGGAAATCCTGACCCGCGCGGACGGCGCGTTCGATCTGCTGCTCACCGACATCCAGATGCCGGTGATGGATGGCATTGCGCTGGCGCTGTCCGCCGCGCGCGATTTTCCCGATTTGACGATTTTGCTGATGACCGGCTTTGCCGACCAGCGCGAGCGCGCTTCGAATTTGAACGCGCTGGTGCACGACGTCGTGACCAAGCCGTTCTCGGTCGCGGATATCCGCACGGCGGTTGCGGACGCGCTGGCGGCGAAGAAGGGGTAG
- a CDS encoding carboxymuconolactone decarboxylase family protein, with protein MDKKMHDKGLEVRKAVLGEAYVNNALKNVDDFNRPFQEMLNEYCWGTVWGREELPRKTRSMLNIAMIAILNRQHEFRAHLKGALTNGVTRDEIREILMQVAIYGGMPAAVDSFRIAREVFAEIDGKA; from the coding sequence ATGGACAAGAAGATGCACGACAAGGGCCTGGAAGTCCGCAAAGCGGTGCTGGGCGAGGCCTATGTCAACAACGCCCTGAAGAACGTCGACGATTTCAACCGTCCGTTCCAGGAGATGCTCAACGAATATTGCTGGGGCACGGTTTGGGGCCGCGAAGAGCTACCGCGCAAGACCCGCAGCATGCTCAACATCGCGATGATCGCGATCCTGAACCGCCAGCACGAGTTCCGCGCGCATCTGAAGGGCGCGCTGACCAACGGCGTCACCCGCGACGAGATCCGCGAGATCCTGATGCAGGTCGCGATCTATGGCGGCATGCCCGCCGCCGTCGACAGTTTTAGGATCGCGCGCGAGGTGTTCGCGGAGATTGACGGGAAGGCGTGA
- the lysA gene encoding diaminopimelate decarboxylase produces the protein MNHFDYRNGVLHAEAVSLSELAATIGTPFYCYSTATLERHYRVFADAFAGEKVLVCYAMKANSNQSVLRTLAKLGAGADVVSGGELKRALAAGIPGSKIVFSGVGKTETELRAALATDILCLNVESEPELELLSRLATEMGKTARISIRVNPDVDAGTHAKISTGKSENKFGIPIVHAREVYARAAKLPGIEVTGTDVHIGSQITDLSKMETAFRILSEFVQTLRADGHNISHVDFGGGLGIPYYMDREAPPAPDAYAAMVKRVSHNLGCTLMFEPGRMIVGNAGILVAKVIYVKHGDGKNFVIIDAAMNDLIRPTLYEAHHDILPVTQPAKRAATIMADVVGPVCETGDYLALDRTLPTPKPGDFLAIMTAGAYGAVQAGTYNTRPLVPEVLVKGDQYAVVRPRIEVEQLIAMDTPAPWL, from the coding sequence ATGAACCATTTTGACTACCGCAACGGCGTGCTGCACGCCGAGGCGGTGAGCCTGTCCGAGCTGGCCGCGACAATCGGCACGCCGTTCTACTGCTATTCGACCGCGACACTGGAGCGGCATTACCGCGTCTTCGCCGATGCCTTTGCCGGCGAGAAGGTGCTGGTCTGCTACGCCATGAAGGCGAACTCCAACCAGTCGGTGCTGCGTACGCTGGCCAAGCTTGGCGCCGGCGCCGACGTGGTCTCCGGCGGTGAATTGAAGCGCGCGCTGGCTGCCGGCATTCCGGGCAGCAAGATCGTGTTCTCGGGTGTCGGCAAGACCGAGACCGAGCTGCGCGCCGCGCTGGCCACCGACATCCTCTGCCTCAACGTCGAATCCGAGCCCGAGCTCGAATTGCTGTCTCGGCTTGCGACCGAGATGGGCAAGACCGCGCGCATCTCCATCCGCGTCAATCCGGACGTCGATGCCGGGACGCATGCCAAGATCTCCACTGGCAAGTCCGAGAACAAGTTCGGCATCCCGATCGTCCATGCCCGCGAGGTCTATGCGCGCGCCGCCAAGCTCCCGGGCATCGAGGTGACCGGCACCGACGTGCATATCGGCAGCCAGATCACCGATCTCTCCAAGATGGAGACCGCGTTCCGCATCCTGTCCGAATTCGTGCAGACGCTGCGCGCCGACGGCCACAACATCTCGCATGTCGACTTCGGCGGCGGCCTCGGTATCCCCTATTACATGGACCGCGAGGCGCCACCGGCGCCCGATGCCTATGCCGCCATGGTCAAGCGCGTCTCCCATAATCTCGGCTGCACGCTGATGTTCGAGCCGGGCCGCATGATCGTCGGCAATGCGGGCATCCTGGTCGCCAAGGTGATCTATGTGAAGCACGGCGACGGCAAGAATTTCGTCATCATCGACGCCGCGATGAACGATCTGATCCGCCCGACGCTGTACGAGGCTCATCACGACATTCTGCCGGTGACTCAGCCGGCCAAGCGCGCGGCGACCATCATGGCCGACGTTGTCGGCCCGGTCTGCGAGACCGGCGACTATCTCGCGCTCGACCGCACGCTGCCGACGCCGAAGCCGGGCGATTTCCTCGCCATCATGACGGCCGGGGCCTATGGCGCCGTGCAGGCCGGCACCTACAACACGAGGCCGCTGGTACCGGAGGTGCTGGTGAAGGGCGATCAATACGCAGTGGTGCGCCCGCGTATCGAGGTCGAGCAGCTCATTGCGATGGATACGCCGGCACCGTGGCTGTGA
- a CDS encoding YdcF family protein — protein sequence MTSPTDDRSPNLPRGWLRATVVSTIAFAFVGAAAGFVAFLSQLRGAEIAPDRKADGIVVLTGGSSRVSDAMELLAAGYGKRLLISGVHPTSTATDISRTLPENQAFMTCCVDLDRTALTTRGNAAEARRWAEGRGFKSLIVVTSNYHMPRALVEFSHAMPETTLVPFAVVGDKWREEPWWTSASTLRLLLSEYVKYIAAEVRVRLEDFGIDLSPEVSEQPAGPQSRRPATAQAN from the coding sequence ATGACCTCGCCGACCGACGATCGATCGCCGAACCTGCCGCGCGGCTGGCTGCGCGCGACCGTGGTGTCGACGATTGCGTTCGCCTTCGTCGGCGCCGCGGCGGGCTTCGTTGCGTTCCTGTCGCAATTGCGCGGCGCCGAGATCGCGCCAGACCGCAAGGCGGACGGCATCGTGGTGCTGACCGGAGGATCCTCGCGCGTGTCGGATGCGATGGAGCTGTTAGCTGCCGGTTACGGCAAGCGGCTCCTGATCTCCGGCGTGCACCCGACCTCGACGGCAACCGACATTTCCCGCACGCTGCCGGAGAACCAGGCCTTCATGACCTGCTGCGTCGATCTCGACCGTACTGCGCTCACGACCCGCGGCAACGCGGCGGAAGCGCGGCGCTGGGCCGAGGGGCGGGGCTTCAAATCGCTGATCGTGGTGACCTCGAACTACCACATGCCGCGCGCGCTGGTTGAATTCTCGCATGCGATGCCGGAGACGACACTGGTCCCGTTCGCAGTGGTCGGCGACAAGTGGCGCGAGGAGCCGTGGTGGACCTCGGCGTCCACGTTGCGGCTATTGTTGTCCGAATATGTCAAGTACATCGCGGCCGAGGTGAGGGTGCGGCTGGAGGATTTCGGGATTGACCTTTCGCCCGAAGTGTCGGAGCAGCCTGCGGGGCCGCAATCGAGGCGGCCCGCCACCGCACAGGCCAATTGA
- a CDS encoding cell division protein FtsX: MSRTDERGVLVDLGQERPQLPARARNMSPIVPRASIHGRALVAVVAIMTFLASMTTGTVLLVSASAAEWQSDVASEITIQVRPQSGRDIERDTAAVTDAMRAQPGIVEVKPFSKDESGKLLEPWLGTGLSMDDLPVPRMIIARVQPGTALDLAALRARVTQAAPSASVDDHRAWIERMRSMTNATVLAGIGILALVIVATIISVSFATRGAMAANRPIVEVLHFVGAGDRYIANHFLRHFLRLGLEGGVIGGGVAMLLFGFSESIAGWFSGTAVGDQFAALLGTFSLRPSGYVVLAVQAVLIGAITAVASRQTLFSTLNDVD, encoded by the coding sequence ATGAGTAGGACCGACGAGCGCGGTGTGCTGGTCGACCTCGGACAGGAGCGTCCGCAGCTTCCGGCCCGGGCGCGCAACATGTCGCCGATCGTGCCGCGCGCCTCAATCCACGGCCGGGCGCTGGTCGCCGTCGTCGCCATCATGACCTTCCTCGCCTCGATGACGACAGGCACAGTGTTGCTGGTCAGCGCGTCTGCCGCGGAATGGCAGTCGGATGTCGCGAGCGAGATCACCATCCAGGTCCGCCCGCAATCCGGACGCGATATCGAGCGCGACACCGCCGCGGTGACTGACGCGATGCGCGCGCAGCCGGGCATCGTCGAGGTCAAGCCGTTCAGCAAGGACGAGAGCGGCAAGCTGCTCGAACCATGGCTCGGCACCGGGCTCTCGATGGATGATCTGCCGGTGCCGCGCATGATCATCGCCCGTGTGCAGCCTGGCACGGCGCTCGATCTCGCGGCCTTGCGTGCTCGCGTGACACAAGCGGCGCCAAGCGCGAGCGTCGACGATCACCGCGCCTGGATCGAGCGGATGCGCTCGATGACCAATGCCACCGTGCTCGCCGGCATCGGCATCCTCGCGCTCGTCATCGTCGCCACCATCATCTCGGTGTCGTTCGCAACCCGCGGGGCGATGGCTGCGAACCGCCCGATCGTCGAGGTCCTGCATTTCGTCGGCGCCGGCGACCGCTACATCGCCAACCACTTCCTGCGGCACTTCCTGCGCCTCGGTCTCGAAGGCGGCGTGATCGGCGGCGGCGTCGCCATGCTGCTGTTCGGCTTCTCCGAGTCGATCGCGGGCTGGTTCTCCGGCACCGCGGTCGGCGACCAGTTCGCAGCACTGCTCGGCACCTTCTCGCTGCGGCCGTCCGGCTATGTCGTGCTCGCCGTGCAGGCGGTCCTGATCGGCGCCATCACCGCAGTGGCGTCGCGCCAGACACTGTTCTCCACATTGAACGATGTCGATTAG
- a CDS encoding TIGR02302 family protein, producing the protein MNGVTPDPSDPIRNSDALSRLKLTQALERATYAIAWERAWPNLARVLTVIGLFLVVSWAGLWLALPSVLRAIALVVFAGLAAAALFPLIRFRWPSREEALARLDRGSGIRHRPATTLTDTLTSQDPVAQALWQAQRERTLASLKRIRAGLPQPRLAIHDPRALRALVMVMLVATFFAAGDERLMRLGAAFDWNGVLAPTNVRVDAWVTPPLYTGKPPVILSAANKEAAALPASGPLAVPAGSTLIVRSSGGSLDVAVTGGLKEVAPAEATPKGTNEKHFAIASDGTAHVRAPSGQPQWAFAATPDRPPTIALAKDPERQARGSLQLVYKIEDDYGVTGAEAQVATRATDNKDGDGKAAARPLFQPPQFPLVLPNARTRNGVGQTVKDLSEDPYAGADVTLTLTAKDEAGNEAKSEPFNMRLPERLFTKPLARALIEQRRILALDANKNSDVYTALDALMIAPELFTQETGQYLGLYSVARQLEAARTDDSMREVVASLWALAVTIEDGNISDVEKALRAAQDALKQALERGASDEEIKKLTQDLRAALDNFMRQLAEQFRNNKDGQQLARPLDPNTKILRQQDLQNMIDRMERLSRSGDKDAAKQLLDQLQQMLEGLQMAQPGQSGESDMEQALNELGDMIRKQQQLRDKTYKQGQDSRRDRQRGKQQGDQSMSDLQQDQQALRDRLKKLQDEMAKRGLAQKGQKGQKGQPGEQGQPGQNGDQDADQGDDDGGLDAADGAMGDAGSQLGEGNADGAVDSQGKALDAMRKGAQKMAEAMQQGDGDGQGDGPGNRAGRQQSGGERTDPLGRPLHGREFGDDYTVKIPGEIDVQRVRRILEELRRRLGDPSRPQIELDYIERLLKDF; encoded by the coding sequence TTGAACGGCGTCACCCCCGACCCGTCAGACCCGATCCGCAACAGTGACGCTCTGTCGCGGCTGAAGCTGACGCAGGCCCTCGAACGGGCGACTTATGCCATCGCGTGGGAGCGTGCCTGGCCGAATCTGGCGCGCGTTCTGACCGTCATCGGCCTGTTCCTGGTGGTGTCCTGGGCCGGTCTCTGGCTGGCGCTTCCCTCCGTCCTCCGCGCCATCGCTCTCGTTGTTTTCGCAGGTCTTGCGGCCGCAGCCCTGTTCCCGCTGATTCGTTTCCGCTGGCCGAGCCGCGAGGAGGCGCTCGCCCGGCTCGACCGCGGCTCGGGCATCCGCCACCGCCCTGCCACCACGCTCACGGACACGCTGACCTCGCAGGACCCGGTCGCACAGGCGCTGTGGCAGGCGCAGCGCGAGCGCACGCTGGCCTCGCTCAAGCGTATTCGCGCCGGATTGCCGCAACCGCGGCTTGCGATCCACGATCCCCGGGCGCTGCGCGCGCTGGTCATGGTGATGCTGGTCGCGACCTTCTTCGCCGCCGGCGACGAGCGCCTGATGCGGCTCGGGGCCGCCTTCGACTGGAACGGCGTGCTGGCACCGACCAATGTCCGTGTCGACGCCTGGGTCACCCCGCCGCTCTACACCGGCAAGCCACCGGTGATCCTGTCGGCCGCCAACAAGGAAGCCGCAGCACTTCCCGCCAGCGGCCCGCTTGCCGTTCCTGCCGGCTCGACCCTGATCGTGCGTTCCTCCGGCGGCAGCCTGGATGTCGCCGTCACCGGCGGCCTCAAGGAGGTCGCGCCGGCTGAGGCGACGCCGAAGGGCACCAACGAGAAGCATTTTGCGATCGCCAGTGACGGCACCGCTCATGTGCGCGCGCCCTCGGGCCAGCCGCAATGGGCCTTTGCGGCGACGCCGGACCGCCCGCCGACCATCGCACTCGCCAAGGATCCGGAGCGTCAGGCGCGCGGCTCGCTGCAGCTCGTCTACAAGATCGAGGACGATTACGGCGTCACCGGCGCCGAGGCGCAAGTCGCCACGCGTGCCACCGACAACAAGGACGGCGACGGCAAGGCCGCCGCGCGGCCGCTGTTCCAGCCGCCGCAGTTTCCGCTGGTGCTGCCGAATGCGCGCACCCGCAATGGCGTGGGCCAGACGGTCAAGGACCTCAGCGAGGATCCCTATGCCGGTGCCGACGTCACACTGACGCTCACGGCCAAGGACGAGGCCGGCAATGAGGCGAAGAGCGAGCCGTTCAACATGCGCCTGCCGGAGCGGCTCTTCACCAAGCCGCTGGCGCGCGCGCTGATCGAGCAGCGCCGCATCCTCGCGCTCGACGCCAACAAGAATTCCGACGTCTACACCGCGCTCGACGCGCTGATGATCGCGCCGGAACTGTTCACGCAGGAGACCGGCCAATATCTCGGCCTCTACAGCGTCGCGCGCCAGCTCGAGGCGGCCCGCACCGACGATTCCATGCGCGAGGTCGTGGCGAGCCTGTGGGCGCTCGCAGTGACGATCGAGGACGGCAACATCTCCGACGTCGAGAAGGCGTTGCGCGCGGCACAGGACGCGCTGAAGCAGGCATTGGAACGGGGCGCCAGCGACGAGGAAATCAAGAAGCTGACGCAGGATCTGCGGGCTGCGCTGGACAATTTCATGCGCCAGCTCGCCGAGCAGTTCCGCAACAACAAGGACGGCCAGCAGCTCGCCCGTCCGCTTGACCCGAATACGAAGATCCTGCGCCAGCAGGACCTCCAGAACATGATCGATCGTATGGAGCGCCTGTCGCGCTCCGGCGACAAGGATGCGGCCAAGCAGCTGCTCGACCAGCTCCAGCAGATGCTGGAGGGCCTTCAGATGGCGCAGCCGGGACAAAGCGGCGAGAGCGACATGGAGCAGGCGCTCAACGAGCTCGGCGACATGATCCGCAAGCAGCAGCAATTGCGCGACAAGACCTACAAGCAGGGCCAGGACTCACGACGCGACCGCCAGCGCGGCAAGCAGCAGGGCGACCAGTCGATGTCGGACCTCCAGCAGGACCAGCAGGCGCTGCGCGACCGCCTGAAGAAGCTGCAGGACGAGATGGCCAAGCGCGGCCTCGCGCAGAAGGGCCAGAAAGGTCAGAAGGGCCAGCCAGGCGAGCAGGGCCAGCCCGGTCAGAATGGCGATCAGGACGCCGACCAGGGCGATGACGACGGCGGGCTCGACGCCGCCGACGGTGCCATGGGCGATGCCGGCTCGCAGCTCGGCGAGGGCAATGCCGACGGCGCCGTCGATTCCCAGGGCAAGGCGCTGGATGCGATGCGCAAGGGCGCGCAGAAGATGGCCGAGGCGATGCAGCAGGGCGACGGCGATGGCCAGGGCGACGGCCCCGGCAATCGCGCCGGCCGTCAGCAGAGCGGCGGCGAGCGCACCGATCCGCTCGGCCGTCCGCTGCACGGCCGCGAATTCGGCGATGACTACACGGTGAAGATCCCCGGCGAGATCGACGTCCAGCGCGTTCGCCGTATCCTCGAAGAGCTCCGCCGCCGCCTCGGCGACCCCTCGCGCCCGCAGATCGAGCTCGACTACATCGAGCGGCTGCTGAAGGATTTTTAG
- a CDS encoding NAD(P)-dependent oxidoreductase — translation MDIGFIGLGNMGFPMARRLIEAGNRLVVFDTRREVVDKLIALGAKAATSPKDVADRVETVMASLPSLQASLEVATGSNGVIEGSRAKRFIDLSTVGSAMAVKIHGLLAKRNIVQIDCPVSGGVGGAEKGTLAVMVSGPKTEFELLKPALDVIGRVFFIGEKPGAAQTMKLANNFLSATAIVATSEAVVMGVKAGLDPAVMIDVINAGSGMNTASRDKFPRSVLPRSFDFGFTTGLMVKDVRLALEEMQQLGLSMEVADAVGRLWETVISAEGANSDFTAAIKPIEKKAGVVVGGKPGGLAGK, via the coding sequence ATGGACATCGGATTCATCGGCCTCGGAAACATGGGTTTCCCGATGGCGCGGCGGTTGATCGAGGCGGGCAACAGGCTCGTCGTGTTCGACACGCGCAGGGAGGTCGTCGACAAGCTTATCGCACTTGGCGCGAAGGCTGCGACGTCGCCGAAGGATGTGGCCGACCGGGTCGAGACGGTGATGGCGAGCCTGCCGTCGCTTCAGGCGTCGCTCGAGGTCGCGACGGGATCGAACGGCGTGATCGAGGGGAGCCGCGCCAAACGCTTCATCGATCTCTCCACCGTCGGCTCGGCGATGGCGGTGAAGATTCACGGCTTACTTGCAAAACGCAACATCGTGCAGATCGACTGCCCGGTGTCCGGCGGCGTCGGCGGCGCCGAGAAGGGTACGCTGGCGGTGATGGTGTCCGGGCCGAAGACGGAGTTCGAGCTGCTCAAGCCCGCGCTCGACGTGATCGGAAGGGTGTTCTTCATCGGCGAGAAGCCGGGCGCGGCGCAGACCATGAAGCTCGCCAACAATTTTCTCTCAGCGACCGCGATCGTCGCGACGTCGGAAGCGGTGGTGATGGGCGTGAAGGCCGGGCTCGATCCCGCCGTGATGATCGACGTCATCAATGCCGGGTCCGGCATGAACACCGCGAGCCGCGACAAGTTTCCGCGCTCGGTGCTGCCGCGCAGCTTCGACTTTGGTTTTACGACCGGCTTGATGGTGAAGGACGTGCGGCTCGCGCTCGAAGAGATGCAGCAGCTCGGCCTGTCGATGGAGGTTGCGGACGCCGTCGGACGATTGTGGGAGACCGTGATCAGCGCGGAAGGCGCGAACTCCGATTTCACCGCGGCGATCAAGCCGATCGAGAAGAAGGCCGGCGTCGTTGTCGGTGGCAAGCCAGGCGGACTTGCCGGGAAGTAG
- a CDS encoding MJ0042-type zinc finger domain-containing protein, whose translation MHIVCPHCTTSYAIKLASLGANGRTVRCSRCKETWIARPEDAIEEVSVAAMATASQADDQSDLAKQWNSYAEDDGASETPVVESPSIASGWPGEDAPATEDDWSQAARSAEDDDFGEQHQSWFRGLFSRRGARVSRPAAPTARRKSYFGLPTACTAMGALVLALVVWRGDVVRLLPQTAAFYKIVGLEVNLRGLAFKDVKLSSETVDGKQVLVIEGVIVGQGKKPLDIPRLRFAVRDAQGAEIYAWNTVLEQTVLQPGERAFFRSRLASPPPEGRNIDVRFFNRRDIAGGSV comes from the coding sequence ATGCATATCGTCTGCCCCCATTGTACGACATCCTATGCCATCAAGCTTGCGAGCCTGGGGGCCAATGGGCGGACGGTGCGCTGCTCCCGTTGCAAGGAGACCTGGATCGCCCGTCCCGAGGACGCCATCGAAGAGGTGTCGGTGGCGGCCATGGCGACCGCGAGCCAGGCCGACGATCAGTCCGATCTGGCCAAGCAGTGGAACTCCTACGCCGAGGACGATGGCGCGTCCGAGACCCCGGTGGTCGAAAGCCCCTCGATCGCCAGCGGCTGGCCAGGCGAGGACGCCCCGGCGACTGAGGACGATTGGTCGCAGGCCGCCCGTTCCGCCGAGGACGACGATTTTGGCGAGCAGCATCAGTCCTGGTTCCGCGGCCTGTTCAGCCGCCGCGGCGCGCGGGTCAGCCGCCCGGCCGCCCCAACGGCGCGGCGAAAATCCTATTTCGGCCTGCCGACCGCCTGCACCGCCATGGGCGCGCTGGTGCTGGCGCTTGTCGTCTGGCGCGGCGACGTGGTGCGGCTGCTGCCGCAGACCGCGGCATTCTACAAGATCGTCGGGTTAGAGGTGAATCTGCGCGGGCTCGCCTTCAAGGACGTCAAGCTCTCCAGCGAGACCGTCGACGGTAAGCAGGTGCTGGTGATCGAGGGCGTGATCGTCGGCCAGGGCAAGAAGCCGCTCGACATTCCGCGCTTGCGCTTTGCGGTGCGCGACGCGCAGGGCGCGGAGATCTATGCATGGAATACGGTGCTGGAGCAGACCGTGCTACAGCCCGGCGAGCGCGCCTTCTTCCGGTCGCGCCTGGCCTCGCCGCCGCCGGAGGGCCGCAATATCGATGTTCGCTTCTTCAACCGGCGCGACATTGCCGGTGGCAGCGTATAA
- the ftsE gene encoding cell division ATP-binding protein FtsE: MVRFENVGLRYGLGPEILRDLSFQIPAHSFQFLTGPSGAGKTSLLRLLFLSHRPTRGLVNLFGHDISLLGKDEIADLRKRIGIVLQDFRLLDHMTTYENVALPFRVMGRSESSYRKEVIDLLRWVGLGDRMDALPPILSGGEKQRAAIARAVISRPQLLLADEPTGSVDPTLGRRLLRLFIELNKSGTAVIIATHDIALMDQYEARRFVLHQGRLHVYE; encoded by the coding sequence TTGGTTCGGTTCGAAAATGTCGGATTGCGTTACGGTCTGGGGCCGGAGATCCTGCGCGACCTCAGTTTCCAGATCCCGGCGCACTCCTTCCAGTTCCTCACCGGCCCGTCCGGCGCCGGCAAGACGTCGTTGCTGCGCCTGCTGTTCCTGTCGCACCGGCCGACGCGCGGCCTGGTCAATCTGTTCGGCCACGACATCTCGCTACTCGGCAAGGACGAGATCGCGGATTTGCGCAAGCGCATCGGCATCGTGCTCCAGGATTTCCGTCTGCTCGACCACATGACCACTTACGAGAACGTGGCGCTGCCGTTCCGCGTCATGGGCCGCAGCGAGTCGAGCTATCGGAAAGAAGTCATCGACCTCTTGCGCTGGGTCGGCCTCGGCGACCGCATGGACGCGCTGCCGCCGATCCTGTCGGGCGGCGAGAAACAGCGCGCCGCGATCGCGCGCGCCGTGATCTCGCGGCCGCAGCTGCTGCTCGCCGACGAGCCGACCGGCAGCGTCGACCCGACGCTCGGGCGACGATTGCTGCGGCTCTTCATCGAGCTCAACAAGTCAGGCACCGCCGTCATCATCGCCACCCACGACATTGCGCTGATGGACCAGTACGAGGCGCGCCGCTTCGTGCTGCACCAGGGACGGTTGCACGTCTATGAGTAG